The genomic segment GAAAATTGGAGCCCAAAACTCCGCCCATGGGTTAAGAGAGGGCATCCATTGGCACATTAATCCCAAGGTAAAAATCCAATATATTGCCACCAATCACAAACGAACAGATATCCCCTGGGTCCGGTACATCAACACAGAAACCGGGGATACAACGGTTTATGAGAATCCGGAAAATCCCCTCACTCAGGGTCAATTGGATACATTACATATTCGAACAATGGATTGTATCGATTGTCATACGCGGCCTTCTCACGATTATCAATCCCCGTCTCACTTCCTGAACATGGCCATGGCCAGCGGACAGATTTCACCCAGGCTGCCCAATATCAAAAGTGAGTCCTTGAGTCTATTTGATAATGATTTCTCCACAATGGATTCCATGCTCCAAACCATCCAAACAGAACTGACCCGCTATTATTCCGAAAACTACCCAAAAATCTTTGTGTCAAAAAGGGCCCAGATCGATACGGCTATTCAGGCAATTCAAAAACTGAGTGCCCGCAACATTTTCCCCTATATGAAAGTGCGCTGGGATACCCATGTAAACAATATCGGACATCTGGAATTTAAGGGCTGTTTCCGCTGCCACAACGGGAAACATGTGAGCAAACAAGGGGAGATCATTTCAAGGAAATGTGATCTCTGCCACTTAATCAATGCACAGGGAACACCCGAAAAAATGGAATCGTCCGAAGTTAATCACTCCCTTGAGTTTAAACACCCGGTTGATATCGACCAGGCCTGGAAAGACATGCTCTGCAGTGACTGTCACACCGGATTGAATCCCTGATCGGGACTCACATTATAATAAACATCCGGTGTATGCACGTTTCAGTATTTTCTTTACTGATGGTACGTACAGCCATAATCGGGTGTAAACGGATACGCCTTCCCTCCACCATGTTTCCCCTGCGATGCCATTTTGGAACAACTACAACCCCAAGCAAGAAGCGAAATGGGCAATAAACGGATTCTGAAATTGGGGCCTGTATTTTTTTAATTTTGACACTTTTCTATTGACTTTTAATGAGAATTATTATATTTTTCAAATGTAATCAATAATCATTCTCCATTAAGGTTTGGTGATTTTATGCCCACAAAAAAAGAAATCGCCATTTGCATTCAGAAATGCCGTGAAAATGGCTTGAAGGCCACCTTTCAACGGCTTTTAATATACAACGAATGGGTACATTTCGAATGGCCATCCTTGGCCGGAACAGGTTTCGCACCGCGTAAAAAAATTCCCACCCAGCCTTTCACCGTCAACGGTTTACAAAGCGTTCGATACCTTTTGTTCAGTCGGGCGGGTGGCAAAAATCACCTGTTTAAATTGCACAAGCAGCTATTGCCAAACCAATACAAGTCAACTTCATCAGCTTATCTGCAAGAACTGTCACAAAATCGAGGATATCTATTCGAAACGGCTGGATATTCTCCGCATACCCCAAGCTCTAATCAAAGAAAACAAACTCAGCGGGGTGAGTCTGAATTTGGAAGGCATCCGTAAGG from the Calditrichota bacterium genome contains:
- a CDS encoding cytochrome C, which translates into the protein MKLRLPSSTQNWVSLIGATIALISLFLIIFLFVLSLLFGQGGLYLGLVAYILLPAVLIFGLLLIPLGMIIRTIQMRGKEKVKSAWPVIDLGDPKHRNAFFIFSIGTTIFLFLSAIGNYEAFHYTETVQFCGTLCHKIMHPEYTAYQHSPHAKVPCVSCHVGPGASWFVRSKLSGLHQVYAAVTKTYPRPITTPIKNLRPARVVCEQCHWPQKFYSRTLRLETHYLPDENNTRWDIRLIMKIGAQNSAHGLREGIHWHINPKVKIQYIATNHKRTDIPWVRYINTETGDTTVYENPENPLTQGQLDTLHIRTMDCIDCHTRPSHDYQSPSHFLNMAMASGQISPRLPNIKSESLSLFDNDFSTMDSMLQTIQTELTRYYSENYPKIFVSKRAQIDTAIQAIQKLSARNIFPYMKVRWDTHVNNIGHLEFKGCFRCHNGKHVSKQGEIISRKCDLCHLINAQGTPEKMESSEVNHSLEFKHPVDIDQAWKDMLCSDCHTGLNP